A stretch of DNA from Solea solea chromosome 11, fSolSol10.1, whole genome shotgun sequence:
acaagtCTCGTTGGTTCTGCTAGCTGAACTAATGAGGGCCTGCGCGTTGAGGGCAGGGGCTTTGATGTTCTGGGTAGCTGGctccttgtgttttctctcccgCTCTCCTTCTCTGCCTGTCCCACATCAAAAACGAAAGGGGAGTTGAGACGCAGATGTTTTGAGGCATGTATTTATACAGAGTACACTTTATTCACCCCCTCCTCCATACACCAGTTGTCCATTGCGTCTGCATCCCCGCTGTATGTACCAGCGAGGATCTATCTATCTTTATATCCAACTAAACACACTAAATCGCCGTACTTTATACATATAATcatgctgtcaatcacagtgggTAACTTTTATCTCTCCTAACTTCCTCTCTCTGCCTGCCTCTCTTTAATTTTCGGCCCAGTCTGGTTGCCATTACTCGCAGGGCAGTCAATGTGTTGCTATGCATGTGTCTATGTCTGCACTGCGATGAGGGGGAGAATGAGAAAAAGAGTGCAGAGAAAGCTATCCCAGCCTGTCCACCAGCCTCTGTCTCACATATgtcacacagtgacaggaaattCTCTTTTGCAGCAGCTCCAGGGCGAAATGATAAAGGAATAAAGAAATGCAAACCAGAAATCTAGTCCTTTATCATTCCCCACGAGTCACCATCTCCTTTTTTATTCCCCTTACTAAATGCCAAACAGACAGAACAGTTGATTCAGCCACTGGCACTGCCATTCCTCAGGAGTCAAGGGATAtttaccaaagtccatacaaaCAAAACTTAATTGGTATTAAATCCTATATAGTAGAAGACGTTTCCCAGTAGACCGCGCACGCAGACAGTTTGGATCATCTAAGATATCCAGGAATGCTGCAAGCATAAATCCAGCCAGGTGCTGACATTAGCGCTTTGCTAAAAACTGCTGTGTGACAAGAATGAGAGCGTAAATCTCTTGGGTCACCAGGAGTTCTGACAGTTCATATGCGCACACCAGCGTATTAGTGCCAGTATTTCAACATGTATCTTTGTAAATAAaattgtgcatgtgtttattgtttgtgttgtctgtctCCCGGGTAACAAGGACATGGCGTCCCAGAAACACGTGGTTCAATGAGTCCCTTCCTTGGTTATGAACTCTGGACAGATGATCCCCTCTGATGCTCACGCAGCAAAGACTGGTATAATCACCCCCACTCTCTGCTCTCGTGATGCTTCTCTCCAgtaataaaagtcatactttaaggAAACAATATCCTGCAGCCATAAAAAGTCATTCTCTCAGCATGAAACGGCCATAAAAAAGGCTCTCACCTCCCAAATCTGCAGTGCGTGGAGGTTACCCCCCGTTTACACAGCAACAGAGACAcactcaaacagacacacaccctTCAGCGCTGGTTCAAAGCTAAAGCAAGTCCATCTCTCACTTTGGCATGTAGTACATGTGGGAAGAATCTAAGGAGatgaaatggacaaaagcacgaTCCCATCATCTGTGATGATTTCATAGCAAGGTGACAGACATCACATCACAGTTATACAAAGAGGAAGCATATTTTTGTCATAATACTGACattacttcataaaaaaaacatgaccaaaGGCGATCACTCTCATGAAGGGATTACTATTGTTACAGTGGTATAAATAGGTTTAAATGATTAGTTATTCAGCATAAGGGATTAGAAGACAGAATTTGTTTCCAGAGCCGATGTGGTATCAACTTTCTCATCTTGAGTTTTACAAGTATACAAGCTTTGATAAGCCTATAAAAGTCATGCATGTGGGTTCTGCCTCGTTGCTCCTGTGAGAAAGCTTCCTACTAAATGTATCAGTGCttcaaaaaccacaacaaaaacaacttgatTCTGCCGTCTTCAATTTATCTAGAAAGATTGTGAGATAACTACTATTGCTCTGTCTGAGTAACAAGTGCAAAACACTGTATATGTGAAACATGCTGCGATGAACCCCTTTGTACAGCACTGGTTCACCATCCTGAGCCACTCAGACAGCATCAGTCTGTCACAAGTGccaacacaataataatattaataataataacaacacatttacaaatatacatgtacacattcaaattcaaatacatAGCTATTGTACAACCAGATGAGTAAAGATGCAGACACTGAAATAGAAATGCTGTTTTGCTGGTGCTCGTCTTCTTTTGTGTGACGTAGAGGCCGTTTTCATGGCTGAGAGGGCAGCGTCTAAACAGGCCACGGCAAGACAAATGACATGAATCACCTCTTCAATCTCTGACTTGGCATTTTGAGAATAACAGCGGCTACAAAGAGAAAATAGATCCCAGATGatggaccaaaaaaagaagggaggggagggggtggtGATCACAGATTCTCTGGGAGAGTTACACAAAGAGCAAAGCAAACACTCAAACAACTGGAGTGAGCCAAGGGACAGGCTCGCCATCTTGAGTCCTGGATGTGTAAAGTCTGCTGGGAGCAGGAGATCTCGGATCTACTTGCACACATTGACCCACTCTGTGAGACGGCACTCCTCGCACAGCACGTAGCAACACCAGTGAAACCTGCAATTGCAGCGCTCACTGCGTGTCTGTTTCAGGATGTTGTGTCCCCGGCCGCAGCACAGTGAGCCGCAGCTGTCTGTGCTGTAGCTGGTTTTGTTGCAGATGCGTCCGTGTGTCCCCGGAGAGTCCACAGCGGCATTGCGCTCACAGAAATCGGGAGACTTCTCAAAGTACACCAGCTCTCTGGACATGCTGCGGCGGCGACCTCCACTGAGACCCCCTGTGCTCCTGCTGGCGCCATTTCCAGTTCGAGGGTTGAAAACCCCATTGTTCTTGTTTTGGGAGTTGACAAAAATGGCTGACAGGAACTTTTCCTTGAGTAGGGAACCCACAAGGCGGAACTCTGGAGACACATGCCAGCAGGTCTTAAACTGACAGCTCCCTGATGTGCCGTGACATTTGCACTTCCTCTTCATGTTGTCAGTCACTGTCTGTGTGGGGAGAGGTACATTGTGTGAGCAAAAATGaaatgcagtgatgactctgaTGATGATTCATGAGAGTGAACAGTTAGACTGCCTTCTGAGAAACACTAAGAAAACACTAGATAAGCACAGTATTCACCTGTCGTCCCACGCGGTTGTTATGTATCCTCATGCGAGCGTGGATGTCTCTTGGAGACCCGCTGGAGTCGAGCCAGTCTCTGGAGAAGCGTTCCCCAAAACGCACATCATGACTGCAGCCCCCCCACTCCCAGGTCTCCTGCATGGAGCTCAGTTCATCTGGTAGAGGCTTAAGCAGGTCAGAGGGGTGGGTGGAGCGCAGGTTAGCGGGAAGGTCACCATGGTGACCGTTTAACTCCAAGGGTAATGACCGTGTCATGCCCATGCCTACCCCGCCCTTCTGCAgggtctgcagctgcagctgtgtgagtTTCAGGCGGATCTTGTCATCGTCCTGGCGACGCTTGGCCTCACAGCCACACCCCCGCAGCTTGCCCATGCTGCAGGCCGTGGCCACAGAGTGAGCCACACCCGCTGCCAATAAGGCCAGGGAGAAGGCACTCTCGCGGTAACCTGGGAGCAGGAGATGCAAAGCGATGAACAGTATTattgtaagaaaaaaagtcGTGCCTGTGCAGAACATCATCTACTCTTAAACCTCCGCCTTTCTCCTTAAACCTCAGGTTACATTTGAAATGTCATCAGCTTGCCTCTGACTCTCACCCCTGTTCAGGATGGTGTTGTGTTGAGGCAGTTTGCCCAGGCCCTCCAACGAGGAGCAGTTCCAGCGCTGGTCCCTCAACTGGTGCTGGCATTCATGGATGGCTACCTGGATGCCCTGTAGAGCAGAGGCCGTCACATCTGGGCTCCGTACACACATCCGCATCTGACGCTTACTGAGGCCTGCCAGCCTCAGACACACTGAGTTAGGGGTTAGCACTGGATCTCCTGCCACCTTCAGGCTGAGAATGTCATTACACAGcaccctgcagagagagagagagagagagacagagggggagagggagagggagagtggggtGTCATTAGAGGTTGTCAGGAGTTCATTAGTCAAACCCAGTGCAGTATATGCTTTGGAATTTta
This window harbors:
- the wnt10b gene encoding protein Wnt-10b isoform X2 codes for the protein MEMLGGHNHCDAGWLLLWNCHLLKRVLCNDILSLKVAGDPVLTPNSVCLRLAGLSKRQMRMCVRSPDVTASALQGIQVAIHECQHQLRDQRWNCSSLEGLGKLPQHNTILNRGYRESAFSLALLAAGVAHSVATACSMGKLRGCGCEAKRRQDDDKIRLKLTQLQLQTLQKGGVGMGMTRSLPLELNGHHGDLPANLRSTHPSDLLKPLPDELSSMQETWEWGGCSHDVRFGERFSRDWLDSSGSPRDIHARMRIHNNRVGRQTVTDNMKRKCKCHGTSGSCQFKTCWHVSPEFRLVGSLLKEKFLSAIFVNSQNKNNGVFNPRTGNGASRSTGGLSGGRRRSMSRELVYFEKSPDFCERNAAVDSPGTHGRICNKTSYSTDSCGSLCCGRGHNILKQTRSERCNCRFHWCCYVLCEECRLTEWVNVCK
- the wnt10b gene encoding protein Wnt-10b isoform X1, producing the protein MELSNKLRWDQFLILAAALMSPALTVLCNDILSLKVAGDPVLTPNSVCLRLAGLSKRQMRMCVRSPDVTASALQGIQVAIHECQHQLRDQRWNCSSLEGLGKLPQHNTILNRGYRESAFSLALLAAGVAHSVATACSMGKLRGCGCEAKRRQDDDKIRLKLTQLQLQTLQKGGVGMGMTRSLPLELNGHHGDLPANLRSTHPSDLLKPLPDELSSMQETWEWGGCSHDVRFGERFSRDWLDSSGSPRDIHARMRIHNNRVGRQTVTDNMKRKCKCHGTSGSCQFKTCWHVSPEFRLVGSLLKEKFLSAIFVNSQNKNNGVFNPRTGNGASRSTGGLSGGRRRSMSRELVYFEKSPDFCERNAAVDSPGTHGRICNKTSYSTDSCGSLCCGRGHNILKQTRSERCNCRFHWCCYVLCEECRLTEWVNVCK